The nucleotide sequence CCTAAGCGTGGTATTTGAAGCCTCGAAGGAGATAAGAAATTCGATAGTTTTTGCAACTCTCATTGTAGTTCTGGTGTTTATTCCACTATTTGCGCTTACGGGCATAGAGGGCAGATTATTCAGGCCAATTGGTTATGCTTATGTTACCTCCATTTTAGGCTCACTACTTGTTGCGCTAACAGTTACGCCTGTACTGGCTTCATTTTTGTTCCCGCGCATGAGCCAACTTACTGACAACCAAGAGAGCACTCTCGTCAGGTCGCTGAAACGGCTACACAGACGAGGACTGGATCTCGTGTTTCGGTGGAAAACGTTAGCTTTCAGCTTTCTGTTGTTCTGCATGACAGGAGCAATCTTCACCGGCAGTCAATTTGGTAAAGAGTTCTTACCGCCATTTAATGAGGGTGCATTCACTGTATCCGTACTATTGTCACCGGGGACATCTCTATCGGAGTCCAATCGTGTCGCAAAGAAAGCAGAGCAGTTGCTCTTACAACTTCCAGAGATTGAACTTACGGGAAGAAGAGTTGGGAGAGCCGAGAATGATGAACATGCGCAAGGAGTGCATGCCATAGAGATTGAGGGCGAGTTTAGTGCTTCTGAGAGATCACAAGATGATATAATGGCTGATATTCGCACCAAGCTCGCTACTCTTACAGGCGCATCAGTGAGCGTAGGGCAACCTATCTCGCACCGTATTGACCATTTAGTTTCTGGGGTCCGGTCGCAACTTGCCATAAAGATATTCGGGGCTGACCTAGCCGAGCTACGAGCACTAGCCGAGGAAGTGCGTCGATTAGCAAGTTCTGTAGAGGGAGTAGTCGATTTATATGTAGAGCAACAGGTTCTTGTTCCTCAGGTTCATATTAGGATTGATCGGGAACAGGCTGCGCTGTTGGGCCTTACTGTACAGCAGGTGGCTGAGATAGTCGAAACTGCGCTCAAGGGACGGGTTGTAACGAGAGTAATTGAGGAGCAACGCAACTATGATGTAGTTCTGAGGGTTGACGATGTGCTTCGCAAAAATGCAGAGACCTTGAAGCAACTACCGATTATTCTCAATAATGGTCAGTATGTGCCACTGGAGGCAGTAGCCAACATAGAGCGAGCTCGCGGCCCGAATACAATTGCTAGGGAGAATACTTCACGACGCATAGTTGTATCTGCCAACATTGCGAATAGGGATATAGTATCGGCGGTGGAGGAAATTCAGCTTCGTGTGAGTCAAAACATGCCCCTGCCGGAGGGATATTTCATCTCTTATGGTGGTCAGTTTGAAAGTCAGGTGCGTGCATCTTCCCTTATCTATGTGTTGGGGGCACTGGCTTTAGCCAGTATTTTTCTTGTTCTTTATTTTCATTATCGAAGTTTAAATCTGACTTTACAGGTAATGTTAGCGGTCCCGTTTTCATTTATTGGGGGAATTCTTGGTGTGTATGTAAGTGGTGGCGTACTTTCTATTGCGTCTCTGGTTGGGTTTATTACGTTAACTGGAATCGCCACGAGAAATGGAATCATGATGATAGATCACTATTTGCACCTCATGTCAGAAGAGGGGGAGAACTTTACCCTGCAGATGATTTATCGAGGCGCTTCAGAGAGGCTCGTTCCTGTGCTTATGACCGCTTTAACTGCTATTTTAGCCCTTACTCCCATCTTGCTTGGGGCAGAAGCGCCGGGGAAGGAAATTTTATACCCGGTGGCAGTTGTTATCTTTAGTGGCTTATTTACTG is from bacterium and encodes:
- a CDS encoding efflux RND transporter permease subunit — its product is MIDRIIQLSLNNRITVCVIALLLSWYGFFSFSTLPIDVLPNLNRPVVSILTEAPGYAPEEVETQISFPIESVLNGAPGVHRVRSASIPGLSLVWADFDWESDVYLARQIVTEKLQQAAVQLPQEVTPMLGPVSSIMGEIMLIGLTSDEPFNAESMMKLRDFAEWTVRPRLLSISGVSQVTVIGGHKKEYHVVVDSEKLISHQIALSEVKDSLAEANVNASGGYLIGPYEEQLTRALGRFESKADIERSLVSRAEHESSALVQVKHLAEVRVQGPLAKRGDAGVNAQSAVILTVQKQPDADTVALTAQIERELHSLKAGLPEGVSLHPNIFRQSRFISRAIENVKEVLRDGAILVSIVLFLFLLNFRTTIVTLVAIPLSITCSLIFFRFFDLSINTMTLGGLAIAIGELVDDAIVDVENIFRRLRENRSLPNPKPALSVVFEASKEIRNSIVFATLIVVLVFIPLFALTGIEGRLFRPIGYAYVTSILGSLLVALTVTPVLASFLFPRMSQLTDNQESTLVRSLKRLHRRGLDLVFRWKTLAFSFLLFCMTGAIFTGSQFGKEFLPPFNEGAFTVSVLLSPGTSLSESNRVAKKAEQLLLQLPEIELTGRRVGRAENDEHAQGVHAIEIEGEFSASERSQDDIMADIRTKLATLTGASVSVGQPISHRIDHLVSGVRSQLAIKIFGADLAELRALAEEVRRLASSVEGVVDLYVEQQVLVPQVHIRIDREQAALLGLTVQQVAEIVETALKGRVVTRVIEEQRNYDVVLRVDDVLRKNAETLKQLPIILNNGQYVPLEAVANIERARGPNTIARENTSRRIVVSANIANRDIVSAVEEIQLRVSQNMPLPEGYFISYGGQFESQVRASSLIYVLGALALASIFLVLYFHYRSLNLTLQVMLAVPFSFIGGILGVYVSGGVLSIASLVGFITLTGIATRNGIMMIDHYLHLMSEEGENFTLQMIYRGASERLVPVLMTALTAILALTPILLGAEAPGKEILYPVAVVIFSGLFTGTILNLLITPVAFWLFGKNSRIP